The proteins below come from a single Comamonas antarctica genomic window:
- a CDS encoding RidA family protein: protein MTQRDVVFPPGRQALYERNRYSPAVRANGLLFVSGQVGSREDGSPEPELEAQVRLAFCNLNAVLQAAGCTFADVLDVTVFVVDPEAHFETIWKIVPEFWGQAPYPALTGVGVTWLYGFQFEIKVIAKLPEAGRA from the coding sequence ATGACGCAACGCGATGTCGTTTTCCCGCCGGGCCGCCAGGCGCTCTATGAACGCAACCGCTATTCGCCGGCGGTACGCGCCAATGGCCTGCTGTTTGTCTCGGGCCAGGTCGGCAGCCGCGAGGACGGCTCGCCCGAACCCGAACTCGAAGCCCAGGTGCGGCTGGCGTTTTGCAACCTGAATGCGGTGCTGCAGGCGGCCGGCTGCACGTTTGCCGATGTGCTGGACGTCACCGTGTTCGTGGTCGACCCCGAGGCCCATTTCGAGACCATCTGGAAGATCGTTCCCGAGTTCTGGGGCCAGGCGCCGTATCCGGCGCTGACCGGCGTTGGAGTGACCTGGCTTTACGGCTTCCAGTTCGAGATCAAGGTGATCGCCAAGCTGCCGGAGGCGGGCCGGGCGTGA
- a CDS encoding Bug family tripartite tricarboxylate transporter substrate binding protein yields MFDTDASNPAPALSRRCVVGMLALGALHLPAQAAAYPAKPVRIVVPYAPGGGSDTAARAIAQRLAESLGQNFVVENRAGAATQAGTVAVTRAAADGHTLLLGTANLATNAALYQKLPYDAVQDLAPISLITKAPVYVVVRADSPIKNLKDLIAHAKASQAGLNYGTPGNGSIPHLACELFSSLAGVRLQHVPYKGSSETVAALVGGQLDLSFDNLTPISGMLKAGKLRAIALTAAKRSALMPQVPTMGELGYAMEAFSWWGLLAPAGTPPEVLSKVNQAMVEALATPQMREQLARVGIEPESCSPAEFAALIRNETGKWAAVVKSAGIKAD; encoded by the coding sequence ATGTTTGACACAGATGCATCCAACCCGGCCCCGGCGCTGTCGCGCCGTTGCGTTGTCGGAATGCTGGCTCTCGGCGCGCTGCACCTGCCGGCGCAAGCCGCGGCCTACCCGGCCAAGCCGGTGCGCATCGTCGTGCCGTACGCGCCCGGCGGCGGCTCCGACACGGCGGCGCGGGCCATTGCCCAGCGCCTGGCCGAAAGCCTGGGCCAGAACTTCGTGGTGGAGAACCGCGCGGGCGCCGCCACCCAGGCGGGCACGGTCGCCGTGACGCGCGCCGCGGCCGACGGCCATACGCTGTTGCTGGGCACGGCGAACCTCGCCACCAACGCCGCGCTGTACCAGAAGCTGCCGTACGATGCCGTGCAGGACCTGGCGCCGATTTCCCTGATCACCAAGGCGCCGGTCTATGTCGTCGTCCGTGCCGACTCCCCGATCAAAAACCTGAAGGACCTGATTGCCCACGCCAAGGCCAGCCAGGCCGGGCTGAACTACGGCACGCCCGGCAACGGCAGCATTCCGCATCTGGCATGCGAGCTGTTCTCCTCGCTTGCCGGCGTCCGCCTCCAGCATGTTCCCTACAAGGGCAGTTCCGAGACCGTCGCGGCGCTGGTGGGCGGCCAACTGGACCTGAGCTTCGACAATCTGACGCCGATCAGCGGCATGCTCAAAGCCGGCAAGCTGCGCGCCATCGCATTGACCGCGGCAAAGCGCAGTGCGCTGATGCCGCAAGTGCCGACGATGGGCGAACTTGGCTATGCCATGGAGGCGTTTTCGTGGTGGGGACTGCTGGCGCCCGCAGGCACACCACCGGAGGTGCTGTCCAAGGTGAACCAGGCGATGGTCGAGGCACTTGCAACGCCGCAAATGCGCGAGCAACTGGCCCGCGTCGGCATCGAGCCCGAGAGCTGCTCGCCCGCGGAATTTGCCGCCCTGATCCGGAACGAGACCGGCAAGTGGGCGGCGGTGGTGAAATCCGCGGGCATCAAGGCCGACTGA
- a CDS encoding LysR family transcriptional regulator — MDRFDAMQAFARVVETGSFTKAAATLHMSKTSVTQLVQQLEARLRVRLLHRTTRKVNVTADGAAYYERVLRVLADVDDAETSLSGAAQSPRGRLRVDMPSPLARLIVVPALPGFHARYPEIQLDLGVSDRMVDIIGENVDCVVRGGRLTDESLMHRHIADLPLGVYAAPGYLALAGVPAHPRELQDTHQRIVGFHWARHGKPAAYAMRRGEESLEVRGRHALSVDDGNAYLAAGLAGLGVLWLPEYMARAARQSGELVPLFEDWQLEPMPLYLAFAPHRHVSAKLRVFIDWMVALMDVHAPVMRRSGG; from the coding sequence ATGGACCGCTTCGACGCCATGCAGGCGTTTGCCCGGGTGGTGGAAACCGGCAGCTTCACCAAGGCCGCCGCAACCCTGCACATGAGCAAGACCAGCGTCACGCAACTGGTGCAGCAGCTCGAGGCACGGCTGCGCGTGCGGCTGCTGCATCGCACCACGCGCAAGGTCAACGTCACCGCCGATGGCGCGGCGTATTACGAGCGCGTGCTGCGCGTGCTGGCCGATGTCGACGATGCCGAGACCAGCCTGTCGGGCGCGGCGCAATCACCGCGTGGCCGGCTGCGCGTCGACATGCCCAGCCCGCTGGCGCGGCTGATCGTGGTGCCGGCCCTGCCGGGCTTCCATGCGCGCTATCCGGAGATCCAGCTCGATCTGGGCGTCAGCGACCGCATGGTGGACATCATTGGCGAGAACGTCGACTGCGTGGTGCGCGGCGGCCGGCTCACAGACGAGTCGCTGATGCACCGCCATATCGCCGACCTGCCGCTGGGGGTCTACGCCGCGCCCGGCTATCTGGCGCTGGCCGGCGTGCCCGCGCACCCGCGCGAGCTGCAGGACACGCACCAGCGCATCGTCGGCTTCCACTGGGCGCGCCACGGCAAGCCCGCCGCCTATGCCATGCGGCGCGGCGAGGAGAGCCTGGAGGTGCGCGGACGCCATGCGCTTTCGGTCGACGACGGCAACGCCTATCTGGCCGCGGGCCTGGCCGGCCTGGGCGTGCTGTGGCTGCCCGAATACATGGCCAGGGCCGCCCGGCAAAGCGGCGAACTGGTGCCGCTGTTCGAAGACTGGCAGCTCGAGCCCATGCCGCTGTATCTGGCGTTCGCGCCCCACCGGCATGTGAGCGCCAAACTGCGCGTGTTCATCGACTGGATGGTGGCGCTGATGGACGTGCATGCGCCCGTGATGCGCCGCAGCGGCGGGTAG